The following proteins are encoded in a genomic region of Thiomicrospira sp. R3:
- a CDS encoding cation acetate symporter codes for MENIVALGVVILGIALSLYISYYHRRSTSSTANFYVAGGGISPRINGMAMFGDYASAASFLGVAGAVALMGVDGWWLALGFFAAWIVVLLIIAGPLKNVGKFTVADVLNARYEGSEKGIRMIAMISTLVLCVMYLVPQIVGAGLLFNLLLGWDYLYTVIVTGSLMAIFVIMGGMKGTSYNQAVQGAILFGALIFLLIFGIIAFFGGNPVGMVIEGKDIVPPLVAAGNAEAVAAIAGMTNAQSAVAIETVRGIMTDAPNAISPGVGLRDLMNNASLVLALFLGVLGLPHILIRFYTVSNAKDARKSAEFTIWGLAVFYGSVFFVGLIAMYALYPTLVQLLADGQRGVATNMTMPMLGELMGGQLLMGVIAAGAMAAMLSTSAGLLISATTSLSHDLYKGVLRPNSTDEEQVRFAKIGAGVLALSAIAMSIWLKEQNVAMLVAMCFGIAASTFAPALVFAVWWRKLTSQAVIIGMAAGLISSLIFTFAAFFGTKSIMGIDVLVNPALYSVPFAVIVTVVVSYLTADRGNTEEFMAQAHGK; via the coding sequence ATGGAAAATATTGTTGCTCTGGGTGTGGTGATTTTGGGTATCGCCCTGTCGCTCTATATTAGTTATTATCATCGTCGCTCGACCTCATCAACCGCAAATTTTTATGTGGCCGGCGGCGGTATTTCGCCTCGTATAAACGGAATGGCGATGTTTGGTGATTATGCGTCTGCCGCCAGTTTCTTGGGTGTGGCCGGTGCGGTGGCCTTGATGGGTGTCGATGGCTGGTGGTTAGCACTGGGCTTTTTTGCCGCTTGGATTGTGGTGTTGCTGATTATTGCTGGCCCGTTAAAGAATGTGGGTAAGTTTACCGTTGCCGACGTATTGAACGCGCGTTATGAAGGCTCGGAAAAAGGCATTCGCATGATTGCGATGATCTCTACCCTGGTATTGTGTGTTATGTATTTGGTGCCACAGATTGTTGGCGCGGGCTTGTTATTTAACCTGTTATTGGGTTGGGACTACCTTTACACGGTTATCGTAACCGGTTCCTTAATGGCGATTTTCGTTATCATGGGCGGCATGAAAGGTACAAGCTATAACCAAGCCGTTCAGGGAGCTATCCTGTTTGGTGCGTTAATCTTCTTGTTGATTTTCGGTATTATTGCCTTCTTTGGCGGCAACCCAGTCGGTATGGTCATCGAAGGGAAAGATATTGTTCCGCCATTAGTGGCCGCAGGTAATGCGGAAGCCGTGGCCGCAATTGCCGGTATGACCAATGCGCAAAGTGCGGTGGCGATTGAAACCGTGCGTGGCATAATGACCGATGCACCGAATGCGATTTCACCGGGTGTTGGTTTACGTGACCTAATGAATAACGCGAGTTTGGTGTTGGCTTTGTTCTTGGGTGTTTTAGGTTTGCCGCACATTTTGATTCGTTTCTATACGGTGTCTAACGCCAAAGATGCGCGTAAATCAGCTGAGTTCACTATTTGGGGCTTGGCGGTTTTCTACGGCAGCGTTTTCTTTGTTGGCTTGATTGCGATGTATGCTTTATACCCAACATTGGTTCAGTTGCTAGCAGATGGTCAGCGTGGTGTTGCAACCAACATGACCATGCCGATGTTAGGTGAATTGATGGGCGGACAGTTGTTAATGGGTGTGATTGCAGCCGGTGCTATGGCCGCGATGCTAAGTACCTCGGCGGGTTTATTGATCTCAGCCACAACTAGCTTATCGCATGATCTGTATAAAGGTGTATTGCGTCCTAACTCAACCGACGAAGAGCAGGTTCGTTTTGCGAAAATTGGCGCGGGTGTGTTAGCGCTTAGCGCGATTGCAATGTCAATTTGGTTAAAAGAGCAAAACGTGGCGATGTTGGTTGCCATGTGTTTTGGTATTGCCGCCAGTACCTTTGCGCCGGCACTGGTATTTGCAGTGTGGTGGCGTAAGTTGACCAGCCAGGCGGTGATTATTGGTATGGCAGCAGGTTTAATCTCGTCATTGATCTTTACCTTTGCGGCCTTCTTCGGCACCAAATCAATAATGGGCATTGATGTATTGGTTAACCCTGCGTTATATTCTGTACCGTTTGCGGTAATTGTCACGGTCGTTGTGAGTTATTTAACGGCTGACCGTGGTAATACAGAAGAGTTTATGGCACAAGCACACGGTAAATAG
- the nusA gene encoding transcription termination factor NusA: MSKEVLSVVEIMSNEKGVDEEVIFEAIETALAMATIKNHDDKIDARVEIDRRTGNYTTYRRWLIIEDDMAIEGEPGLYIRMMDAIDEDPNAQPDNYIEEEIESIGFGRIGAQTAKQVIIQKVREAERKKVVEEYSARVGNILTGQVKRIDRGDVILDMGDNVDAIIPRSELVGRESFRMGDHVRAYLKEVMYRPRGAQLFMSRACKEMLIGLFKIEVPEIGDDLIDVMAAARDVGFRAKIAVRANDPRLDPIGACVGMRGGRVQAVTNELNGERIDIIQWDPNDAQFVINAMAPAEITSIMVDEDRHEMDLAVEDDQLSMAIGKGGQNIRLASELTGWELNVMSKTVMEEKHNSEASNQVEKFVGALEVDEDLAQLLVDEGFTSIEEVAYVPTAEMLEIDGFDEDLVNELKQRAKDALLTQAIVREEKTVLAEPADDLLALEGMTDDMAKQLAINGVLTQEDLAELGTDELLDLVDLDADAAAALIMKARAPWFE; this comes from the coding sequence ATGAGTAAAGAAGTATTGTCCGTTGTTGAAATCATGTCGAATGAAAAGGGCGTCGATGAGGAGGTTATATTTGAGGCGATTGAAACAGCTTTAGCTATGGCAACCATTAAAAACCATGATGACAAAATCGATGCTCGCGTTGAAATTGATCGTCGTACGGGTAACTATACGACCTACCGTCGTTGGTTAATCATTGAAGATGACATGGCGATTGAGGGTGAGCCTGGTTTATACATTCGAATGATGGATGCAATAGACGAGGATCCAAACGCACAACCCGATAACTATATCGAAGAAGAAATTGAATCAATCGGCTTTGGTCGCATTGGTGCGCAGACGGCTAAACAAGTTATAATTCAAAAAGTACGTGAAGCAGAACGTAAAAAAGTAGTTGAAGAATACTCCGCACGTGTAGGTAATATTCTTACCGGTCAGGTAAAGCGCATCGACCGTGGTGATGTGATTTTGGATATGGGAGACAACGTTGATGCGATTATCCCACGCAGTGAACTGGTTGGGCGTGAAAGCTTTAGAATGGGTGATCATGTACGTGCCTATTTAAAAGAAGTCATGTATCGTCCTCGCGGTGCTCAGCTTTTTATGTCTCGTGCTTGTAAAGAAATGCTAATTGGATTGTTCAAAATTGAAGTGCCTGAAATCGGTGATGATTTGATTGATGTGATGGCCGCTGCGCGTGATGTGGGTTTTCGTGCCAAAATTGCTGTACGTGCAAACGATCCACGTTTAGACCCGATTGGTGCCTGTGTGGGTATGCGCGGTGGGCGTGTTCAAGCGGTCACTAACGAACTAAATGGTGAGCGTATTGATATTATTCAGTGGGATCCAAATGATGCACAGTTTGTTATTAACGCAATGGCTCCAGCGGAAATTACATCTATTATGGTTGATGAAGATCGCCATGAAATGGATTTAGCGGTCGAAGACGATCAACTTTCAATGGCTATTGGTAAGGGTGGGCAAAATATTCGCCTTGCATCCGAGCTGACTGGTTGGGAGCTAAACGTCATGAGCAAAACCGTTATGGAAGAAAAGCATAATTCCGAAGCAAGTAATCAAGTTGAAAAGTTTGTAGGCGCACTTGAGGTTGATGAAGATTTAGCTCAGTTGCTAGTTGATGAAGGGTTTACATCGATTGAAGAGGTGGCTTATGTACCTACAGCTGAAATGCTTGAAATCGATGGTTTTGATGAGGATTTGGTTAACGAGCTAAAGCAGCGTGCAAAAGATGCGCTTTTGACTCAAGCGATTGTCAGAGAAGAAAAAACAGTTTTAGCTGAACCGGCAGATGATCTATTAGCATTAGAGGGTATGACCGACGATATGGCTAAACAATTAGCAATAAATGGTGTGCTAACACAAGAGGATTTAGCCGAGCTAGGTACAGATGAACTTCTTGATCTAGTCGATCTCGATGCAGATGCGGCCGCCGCGTTAATTATGAAAGCACGCGCACCATGGTTTGAATAA
- a CDS encoding universal stress protein UspA, whose protein sequence is MNDGRIKFAGILLVIYTVLYFGVALMTSASFKDIAALEIIGLPLAVWGGLLIIVSGVIITRLYLRKIEQLEEEGAN, encoded by the coding sequence ATGAATGACGGTAGAATTAAATTCGCTGGCATTTTGTTGGTGATCTATACCGTGCTCTACTTTGGAGTGGCGTTAATGACGTCAGCCAGCTTCAAAGATATTGCTGCGTTAGAGATCATTGGCTTACCGCTTGCTGTTTGGGGTGGCTTGTTGATTATCGTATCGGGGGTGATTATCACGCGCCTATACCTTAGAAAAATAGAGCAATTAGAAGAAGAGGGCGCCAACTAA
- the rbfA gene encoding 30S ribosome-binding factor RbfA has translation MSQDFSRTDRVSQEIFRLLSNLLRRDVKDPRLQGLTLTECKVSKDLSVAKVYFTVMGCKEGDQAILDAKKALEKAKGFFRSELGKQLRLRITPDIRFHYDTVPDHVDHIEQLIKKALY, from the coding sequence ATGAGTCAAGACTTTAGTCGCACCGATAGGGTGTCGCAAGAGATTTTTCGTTTGTTATCAAATTTGTTACGCCGTGATGTTAAAGATCCACGTTTACAAGGTTTAACATTGACCGAGTGTAAAGTTAGCAAGGACTTAAGTGTCGCCAAGGTTTACTTCACTGTAATGGGGTGCAAGGAAGGGGATCAAGCTATCCTAGATGCTAAAAAAGCCTTGGAAAAAGCGAAGGGTTTTTTTCGCTCTGAACTAGGCAAGCAATTACGTTTACGCATTACCCCTGATATTCGTTTTCACTACGATACTGTACCCGATCATGTTGATCATATTGAGCAATTAATTAAAAAAGCCCTTTATTAG
- a CDS encoding putative nucleotidyltransferase substrate binding domain-containing protein, whose translation MSILEQTRFLHSLHPFDRLDQAWLEQSASALDVVYFAKDDRIPLDLAEHAFLYIVMKGRVSECQDDEGAGQCAIYGTNAQFGASTLLDQKAKLNYHAIEETLVYRLPNAVFNKLLKNNPDFEAFYFNDITEKLSRFHQQLQIESSSEAMMDAVKIAPLHALVEISCQTSIKSCVEQMEANKTDACLVKDGDKLGVITSSDLLRGLAIHGFDLANPIADMVSYPVISIHQNDYLFNALLKMTRYGVDRLMVRDKQGFVGVLHQKELMSLFANQSGLVMLTLERADSFEDLKKVTQQIDDLVAGLSNKGVKTHYIAKLVNELHRKLQARLWAILDQDGQFAQASFIVMGSEGRSEQVVRTDQDNAVVYDDALDANALAVFCQNYSAKLIELGFPPCPGDIMISNPAWRMSQSQFEAQIREWFEKPSLESFMNLSILFDAQAVQGDAMRLNRIKQVLQHQVNKRQMFLPQFALSVLQFETPIGLFGRLITQKDEGHSIDIKKGGIFPIVHGVRCLALEKGIEKTNTHWRIRELINCHVFDEAFGIELGETLNFFNTLRLQAMLDKKTRAEPLDNLIQTDQLTHFQQDLLKDAFGVVNKFKKVIEQHFKMDVIR comes from the coding sequence ATGTCAATATTAGAGCAAACCCGTTTTTTGCACAGCCTGCATCCTTTTGACCGGCTTGACCAGGCCTGGTTGGAGCAGTCGGCCAGCGCTTTAGATGTGGTGTATTTTGCCAAGGATGACAGGATTCCATTAGATCTCGCTGAGCATGCCTTTTTGTATATTGTTATGAAGGGGCGGGTATCGGAGTGTCAGGATGATGAGGGCGCAGGACAGTGTGCGATTTATGGTACCAATGCGCAGTTTGGGGCATCCACACTGTTGGATCAAAAAGCCAAACTTAACTATCACGCGATTGAAGAAACCTTGGTTTATCGTTTGCCAAATGCGGTGTTTAACAAGTTGTTGAAAAATAACCCAGATTTTGAGGCTTTTTATTTTAATGACATCACCGAAAAACTCAGTCGTTTTCACCAGCAATTGCAGATTGAATCTTCCTCTGAGGCGATGATGGATGCAGTGAAAATTGCGCCTTTGCATGCGTTGGTAGAGATATCCTGTCAAACCTCGATTAAATCTTGCGTAGAGCAGATGGAAGCTAATAAAACCGATGCCTGTTTAGTTAAGGATGGCGATAAGTTGGGGGTGATTACTTCGTCTGATTTGTTACGCGGCCTGGCGATTCATGGTTTTGATTTGGCGAACCCGATTGCCGATATGGTGAGTTATCCGGTTATATCCATTCACCAAAATGACTACTTGTTTAATGCTTTATTAAAAATGACGCGTTATGGTGTTGATCGGCTGATGGTACGAGATAAACAAGGCTTTGTTGGTGTGTTGCACCAAAAAGAGTTGATGAGTTTGTTTGCCAATCAATCAGGCCTGGTGATGTTGACGCTGGAGCGAGCAGATAGTTTTGAGGATTTGAAAAAAGTCACCCAGCAAATCGACGACCTGGTCGCTGGGTTATCAAATAAGGGGGTTAAAACCCACTATATCGCTAAGCTAGTTAATGAATTACATCGCAAGTTGCAAGCAAGATTGTGGGCGATTTTGGATCAGGACGGTCAGTTCGCGCAGGCTAGCTTTATTGTGATGGGAAGCGAAGGACGTTCTGAGCAGGTGGTGCGTACGGATCAGGATAATGCGGTGGTCTATGACGATGCGCTTGATGCTAATGCCTTGGCTGTGTTTTGTCAAAATTATTCAGCTAAGTTGATTGAGTTGGGTTTTCCGCCTTGTCCAGGCGATATTATGATTTCAAACCCTGCTTGGCGTATGAGCCAAAGTCAGTTTGAGGCTCAGATAAGGGAGTGGTTTGAAAAACCCTCGTTAGAGAGTTTTATGAATTTATCGATTCTGTTTGATGCCCAGGCAGTACAAGGCGATGCGATGCGCTTAAATCGGATTAAACAGGTATTACAGCATCAGGTGAATAAGCGTCAAATGTTTTTGCCACAGTTTGCGCTCAGTGTGTTGCAGTTTGAAACACCGATTGGTTTATTTGGTCGACTGATTACTCAAAAAGATGAGGGCCATTCGATTGATATTAAAAAGGGCGGCATTTTCCCTATTGTGCATGGCGTGCGTTGTTTGGCATTAGAAAAAGGCATTGAAAAAACCAACACCCATTGGCGCATCCGCGAATTAATTAATTGCCATGTATTTGATGAAGCCTTTGGTATTGAGCTGGGTGAAACTCTAAACTTTTTTAACACCTTGCGCTTGCAGGCAATGTTAGATAAAAAAACACGTGCAGAGCCGCTGGATAATTTAATTCAAACTGACCAGCTCACCCATTTTCAGCAAGATTTGCTCAAGGATGCGTTTGGCGTGGTGAATAAGTTTAAAAAAGTGATAGAACAACATTTTAAAATGGATGTCATACGCTAA
- a CDS encoding 3'-5' exonuclease — protein sequence MLNLLNQAWLKCRLKDPEFSFLFDRPLDHDLVCFDCETTGLDTKLDKIVSLSAIKIRGAEILSSQSLNLRFKQQQGINPESIVIHGLRNMDVEQGLDEQAAIRQFVEFIGSRPLVGYYLEFDIAMVNAVIKPWLGIELPNQRIEVSELYHKKFYKDWLQPEHEVFDLSFKTILSKLNLPHLGQHDAFNDALMSAMIYVKLNRLLLAK from the coding sequence ATGTTAAATTTACTCAACCAGGCCTGGTTGAAATGCCGGCTAAAAGACCCTGAGTTTAGTTTTTTGTTTGATCGACCCTTGGATCACGATCTGGTGTGTTTTGATTGCGAAACAACAGGGTTAGATACCAAGCTTGATAAAATCGTGTCCTTGAGTGCGATAAAAATTCGCGGTGCAGAAATCTTGTCAAGCCAGAGTTTAAACTTAAGGTTTAAACAGCAGCAAGGGATCAACCCAGAAAGTATTGTGATTCATGGTCTGCGTAATATGGATGTGGAGCAGGGATTGGATGAGCAGGCGGCGATTCGCCAGTTTGTTGAGTTTATTGGTTCGCGTCCGTTGGTCGGTTATTATTTGGAATTTGATATAGCGATGGTGAATGCGGTGATTAAACCTTGGCTGGGGATTGAACTGCCCAACCAACGGATTGAAGTGTCTGAGTTGTACCATAAAAAGTTTTATAAAGATTGGTTGCAGCCTGAGCATGAAGTATTTGATTTAAGTTTCAAAACGATTTTATCAAAACTTAATCTACCCCATTTAGGGCAGCATGATGCGTTTAATGATGCCTTAATGAGCGCTATGATTTATGTAAAGCTGAATAGATTGCTGCTAGCTAAATAA
- the rimP gene encoding ribosome maturation factor RimP has product MRLEQKIEELVAPAITAMGLVFWGCEYIAAGKDSTLRIYIDRPEVGVTVDDCAKASRQISAIMDVEDPISSAYLLEVSSPGMERPLFKPEHYTLYIGQKINVRSRLPILGRRKFKGELIEASAEQIVVEVDRESYEIPFSSIDKANLVVEL; this is encoded by the coding sequence GTGAGGCTTGAACAAAAAATTGAAGAGCTTGTTGCACCGGCAATTACGGCAATGGGTTTAGTGTTTTGGGGTTGTGAATATATTGCCGCAGGCAAGGATTCTACATTAAGAATCTATATTGATCGTCCCGAAGTTGGCGTAACTGTTGATGATTGTGCTAAAGCCAGCCGACAAATAAGTGCCATTATGGACGTTGAAGACCCCATCTCGTCCGCCTACCTGTTGGAAGTTTCGTCACCTGGCATGGAGCGGCCCTTGTTTAAGCCAGAGCATTACACTCTCTATATCGGACAAAAAATAAATGTGCGTTCGCGCCTGCCTATTTTGGGGCGTCGTAAATTTAAAGGTGAGCTGATTGAGGCGAGTGCCGAGCAAATTGTGGTCGAAGTGGATAGAGAAAGTTACGAAATTCCATTTTCAAGTATTGATAAAGCAAATTTAGTTGTTGAACTGTAA
- the infB gene encoding translation initiation factor IF-2: MADVSILKFSETLNLSVDKLLAQLNASGVKGKSKNDTISEGEKRTLLAYLKSLHGDTADEPQKVTLQRKEVKTLNLSTGSGKRTVNVEVRKKRTYVKRPETEVVAEAVTTVAPIEVPKPTEPVRQAEQFQAVAEKVQSPEAAVPVEVKSAEPQDSPASVKQDKEPRKPTAGEIVNKAIEQKPKGENKAKGQKGKEGKAQESKMEDGRPKSKKTIKTRIVSDESPAGRRRNKKHAGSKHASPDNQHGFQRPAGPMIRDVTIPETIQVAELADKMSVKVAEVIKYMMTLGTMVTINQVLDQDTATIVVEEFGHNPILLKENALEEEVLQQAYHGEYVHRAPVVTIMGHVDHGKTSLLDYIRKAKTADGEAGGITQHIGAYHVETPNGDITFIDTPGHQAFTAMRARGAKVTDIVVIVVAADDGVMPQTKEAIQHAKAAGVGIVVAINKMDKEGANPDRVMQELVAEEVVPEEWGGDVQFVHVSAKKGTGIDKLLEAILLSAEMLELDAPTEGHAKGVVIESRLDKGRGPVATVLVQSGTLRKGDIALCGMEFGRVRVLVNEQGKTVDSAGPSFPVEILGLSGVPAAGDEMITVESERKAREVALFRQGKFKEVKIARQQSSKLDNMFNKMAEGEVKSVNIVLKADVQGSIEAISNALTDLSNEEVKVNAVSSGVGGITESDVNLAIASDALIFGFNVRADATAKRLIEREGVGLYYYSIIYEVVDEVKRAIEGKLSAEEREEIIGVAEVRDVFKAPKIGQIAGCMVIEGSVQRSQPIRVLRDNVVIYQGELESLRRFKDDVKDVRQGMECGIGVKDYNDVRVGDQIEVFKRYEVKRTLD, translated from the coding sequence ATGGCCGATGTATCAATATTAAAGTTTTCAGAAACACTCAACCTTTCTGTAGATAAGTTATTAGCACAGCTTAACGCCTCTGGCGTTAAGGGAAAATCGAAAAACGACACGATTAGTGAGGGTGAAAAACGCACATTGTTAGCTTATCTAAAAAGCTTACACGGTGATACTGCGGATGAACCTCAAAAAGTAACGTTACAACGTAAAGAGGTTAAAACACTCAATCTTTCGACTGGATCGGGTAAACGCACAGTCAATGTTGAAGTGAGAAAAAAACGTACTTATGTAAAACGTCCAGAAACTGAAGTGGTTGCTGAAGCTGTTACAACCGTGGCACCGATTGAAGTGCCTAAGCCAACTGAGCCTGTTCGACAGGCAGAGCAGTTTCAAGCTGTAGCTGAAAAAGTGCAATCTCCTGAAGCAGCTGTACCTGTGGAGGTTAAGTCGGCTGAACCCCAAGACTCGCCTGCGTCAGTCAAACAAGACAAAGAACCACGTAAACCAACAGCCGGTGAGATTGTTAATAAAGCCATCGAGCAAAAACCAAAAGGCGAGAACAAAGCCAAAGGTCAAAAGGGTAAAGAAGGTAAGGCGCAAGAAAGTAAAATGGAAGACGGCCGTCCTAAGTCCAAAAAAACAATAAAAACAAGAATTGTGTCCGATGAGTCGCCTGCGGGTCGTCGAAGAAATAAAAAGCATGCTGGAAGCAAGCATGCATCACCTGATAACCAGCATGGTTTTCAACGCCCAGCGGGACCTATGATTCGTGATGTTACTATCCCTGAAACCATCCAAGTCGCTGAACTCGCAGATAAAATGTCGGTTAAAGTCGCTGAAGTTATTAAGTATATGATGACGCTTGGCACAATGGTAACCATTAACCAAGTTTTAGACCAAGACACGGCGACTATTGTGGTCGAAGAGTTTGGCCATAATCCTATTCTTTTAAAAGAAAATGCCTTAGAAGAAGAAGTGTTGCAGCAGGCGTATCATGGCGAATACGTCCACCGTGCGCCGGTTGTAACGATTATGGGTCACGTAGACCACGGTAAAACCTCATTACTTGACTATATTCGTAAAGCTAAAACAGCGGATGGCGAAGCGGGTGGTATTACACAGCATATCGGTGCTTATCACGTTGAAACGCCAAATGGTGATATTACTTTTATTGATACACCGGGTCACCAAGCGTTTACAGCAATGCGTGCACGTGGAGCTAAGGTAACGGATATTGTTGTTATTGTTGTTGCAGCAGATGATGGCGTGATGCCACAGACCAAAGAAGCGATTCAGCATGCTAAAGCCGCTGGTGTGGGGATTGTTGTTGCTATCAATAAAATGGATAAAGAAGGTGCTAACCCAGATCGTGTAATGCAAGAATTAGTGGCTGAAGAAGTGGTTCCTGAAGAATGGGGTGGTGATGTTCAGTTTGTTCACGTTTCAGCTAAAAAAGGTACTGGCATCGATAAATTATTAGAAGCCATTTTGCTGAGTGCTGAAATGCTGGAATTAGACGCGCCGACTGAAGGTCATGCTAAAGGTGTGGTTATTGAGTCGCGTCTTGATAAAGGGCGCGGTCCGGTTGCCACGGTTTTAGTTCAGTCGGGTACCTTGAGAAAAGGCGATATTGCCCTTTGTGGAATGGAATTTGGTCGCGTACGTGTGTTAGTGAATGAGCAAGGTAAGACGGTTGATTCAGCCGGTCCGTCTTTCCCTGTCGAAATCTTAGGTTTGTCGGGTGTGCCTGCTGCGGGTGATGAAATGATCACTGTTGAAAGCGAACGTAAAGCGCGTGAAGTGGCGTTATTCCGTCAAGGTAAGTTTAAAGAAGTCAAAATTGCGCGTCAGCAGAGTTCTAAGTTGGACAATATGTTTAACAAGATGGCTGAAGGCGAGGTGAAGTCAGTGAACATTGTATTAAAAGCCGATGTTCAGGGTTCGATTGAAGCCATTTCAAATGCATTAACTGATTTAAGCAACGAAGAAGTTAAGGTTAATGCAGTAAGCAGCGGCGTGGGTGGCATTACGGAAAGTGATGTTAACTTGGCGATTGCTTCTGATGCGCTTATTTTTGGTTTTAACGTGCGAGCTGATGCAACCGCGAAGCGTTTAATTGAGCGTGAAGGTGTTGGCTTGTACTATTACAGTATTATTTACGAAGTCGTTGATGAAGTGAAACGCGCGATTGAAGGTAAGCTTTCAGCTGAAGAGCGAGAAGAGATTATTGGCGTGGCTGAAGTACGTGATGTATTTAAAGCACCGAAGATTGGTCAAATTGCTGGCTGTATGGTTATTGAAGGTTCGGTACAACGTAGTCAACCCATTCGTGTACTTCGTGATAACGTAGTGATATACCAAGGTGAACTTGAGTCGTTACGTCGCTTTAAAGATGATGTTAAGGATGTTCGTCAAGGAATGGAGTGTGGTATTGGCGTTAAGGACTATAATGATGTTCGCGTTGGTGACCAAATTGAAGTATTTAAGCGTTACGAGGTTAAACGTACCTTGGATTAA